One part of the Synergistaceae bacterium genome encodes these proteins:
- the tatC gene encoding twin-arginine translocase subunit TatC: MSKPEGGMMTITGHLSELRTRIIRSVLALCLGFGVCYFFQEDIFSLLLVHAEGLQLITVSPAELFMEGLKTAFFAGLFVSSPVILYQLCAFLWPGLKDSERRYLFIGLIIGAGLFLLGTLFAYFAVIPGALRFLTGLNISGVKPMFTLNNYMSFVWTFIVLFGLAFQVPVLLSLLSLIGLVRPQSLRSKRKFCVLLIFILSAILTPPDVVSQILMAVPLLALYEIGIIGAEIALRYRRKND, from the coding sequence ATGAGCAAACCTGAAGGAGGCATGATGACAATCACGGGTCATTTGTCCGAACTCCGAACGAGAATCATACGGAGCGTTCTTGCGCTGTGTCTCGGATTCGGGGTCTGCTACTTCTTTCAGGAGGATATATTCTCGCTGTTGCTTGTTCACGCTGAGGGATTGCAGTTAATCACGGTGAGTCCGGCTGAGTTGTTCATGGAAGGATTAAAGACGGCATTTTTCGCGGGGTTATTCGTCTCGTCGCCTGTGATACTGTACCAGCTCTGCGCGTTTTTGTGGCCGGGACTGAAGGACAGTGAGCGGAGATATTTATTCATTGGACTCATAATCGGCGCGGGATTGTTCCTGCTTGGGACTCTTTTCGCGTATTTCGCGGTGATTCCGGGAGCGTTGAGATTCTTGACGGGATTGAACATCAGCGGAGTAAAGCCTATGTTCACGCTGAATAATTATATGTCATTCGTTTGGACGTTCATTGTATTGTTCGGGCTTGCGTTTCAAGTTCCTGTGCTGCTCTCGTTATTGTCGTTAATCGGACTCGTTCGGCCTCAGTCGTTACGGTCAAAGCGGAAATTCTGCGTCCTGCTGATATTCATACTGTCGGCAATTCTGACTCCTCCTGATGTCGTCTCACAAATATTAATGGCCGTTCCTCTTCTTGCGCTTTATGAGATTGGCATAATCGGCGCGGAGATTGCATTGCGTTACAGGCGGAAAAATGACTAA
- the tatA gene encoding twin-arginine translocase TatA/TatE family subunit → MFGLGMSELIVIMIIALIIFGPNKLPEIGKAFGKAIAEFRGYARDPSSNTEKTDSQEKSDKPQA, encoded by the coding sequence ATGTTCGGGCTTGGAATGTCTGAATTAATCGTAATAATGATAATCGCGCTGATAATTTTCGGGCCTAACAAGCTGCCGGAAATCGGAAAGGCATTCGGAAAAGCTATCGCCGAATTTCGCGGATATGCCCGGGATCCGTCAAGCAACACCGAGAAAACCGACTCGCAGGAAAAATCCGACAAACCGCAGGCGTAA